In Maridesulfovibrio sp., the following proteins share a genomic window:
- a CDS encoding PstS family phosphate ABC transporter substrate-binding protein, producing MKKIIALVAVMVMAFTGSAFAGSIQVKGSTTVLPLMQKTAETFMKANPNVSISISGGGSSNGAKALIDGTTDIAMMSRDMKSAEIQKATDNGRKPVQFIVALDCIVPIVNPGNPVSKLSKDQLWGIYTGKITNWKEVGGEDAKIVVISRDTSSGTYDCWKSKVMKKDGKKHRVFPGALLQASNGAVAQAVSKNKKAIGYVGLAYLNKELKAVEVNGVAASVATAKDGSYPISRGLNLYTPGEPSGETKAIIDFMMSPAGQKLAADTGFIPVK from the coding sequence ATGAAAAAAATTATTGCTCTTGTTGCTGTAATGGTAATGGCATTTACAGGTTCCGCATTTGCCGGTTCCATTCAGGTTAAAGGTTCAACCACCGTTCTGCCCCTGATGCAGAAAACAGCTGAAACCTTCATGAAAGCTAACCCCAATGTTTCCATCTCCATCTCCGGTGGCGGTTCTTCCAACGGAGCTAAAGCTCTGATCGACGGCACCACCGATATCGCAATGATGTCCCGCGATATGAAAAGTGCTGAAATCCAGAAAGCTACTGACAACGGCCGCAAGCCCGTACAGTTCATTGTTGCTCTTGACTGCATCGTTCCCATCGTAAACCCCGGCAACCCTGTTTCCAAGCTCAGCAAAGATCAGCTCTGGGGCATTTACACAGGTAAAATCACCAACTGGAAAGAAGTTGGCGGCGAAGATGCAAAGATCGTTGTAATCTCCCGTGATACTTCTTCCGGTACCTACGACTGCTGGAAAAGCAAAGTCATGAAGAAAGACGGCAAAAAACACCGTGTATTCCCCGGCGCTCTGCTTCAGGCTTCCAACGGTGCTGTTGCACAGGCTGTCTCCAAAAACAAAAAAGCAATCGGTTATGTTGGCCTCGCTTACCTGAACAAAGAACTCAAAGCTGTTGAAGTAAACGGCGTTGCAGCTTCCGTTGCTACTGCTAAAGACGGTTCTTACCCCATCTCCCGTGGTCTGAACCTCTACACCCCCGGCGAACCTAGCGGTGAAACTAAAGCAATCATCGACTTCATGATGAGCCCCGCGGGTCAGAAGCTTGCTGCTGACACCGGTTTCATCCCTGTAAAATAG
- a CDS encoding bacteriohemerythrin, whose protein sequence is MGRVEWNDGLNLGIKKIDEQHKELVGIINGVLEAFESGETDTAIDKLLKQLKEYTVHHFNAEEKYMEEIEYPWLSEHKRMHASLKQSVKSLQAARFHMEKVSVKDVKVLLSSWLIEHILRVDYKILKFMKEGKGKDRSENRKA, encoded by the coding sequence ATGGGCAGAGTTGAGTGGAATGATGGGTTAAACTTAGGGATAAAGAAAATTGACGAACAACATAAGGAATTGGTCGGTATAATCAATGGCGTTCTTGAAGCCTTTGAATCCGGGGAAACGGACACAGCCATTGATAAACTCTTGAAGCAGTTGAAGGAGTACACGGTCCACCATTTCAATGCTGAAGAAAAGTATATGGAAGAAATTGAGTATCCTTGGTTGAGTGAACACAAGCGAATGCACGCTTCTTTAAAACAGAGTGTTAAATCTTTGCAGGCAGCACGCTTTCATATGGAGAAGGTAAGCGTCAAGGACGTAAAGGTATTGCTTTCCAGTTGGCTCATAGAGCATATTCTGCGGGTAGACTATAAGATCCTGAAATTTATGAAAGAAGGAAAGGGCAAAGACCGGTCTGAAAATAGAAAGGCGTGA
- a CDS encoding ParA family protein, with the protein MKSIACYNMKGGVGKTSSAVNFAYLSAANGLKTVLWDLDPQGAATFHLGIAPLQKTKLKKLVKDKKMTRTLVESTPYENLSAIPAGFEYRNMDLVMDDSKKSCKKMKKILESFAPDYDVFIFDCPPSISNLSDTIFNTVDYIFMPVVPAAMPQQTFLRVKEYLEDIENPSAELIPFFNMVDRRKSGHRKIMWDNKKAFPQVFCENYIPARADIEKMGLMKAPLHTFAPKSDAARSYSLLWKELMVRAEIQSP; encoded by the coding sequence ATGAAATCTATTGCTTGCTACAACATGAAAGGCGGTGTCGGAAAAACAAGTTCTGCTGTTAATTTCGCTTATCTCAGTGCCGCAAACGGTCTAAAAACTGTCCTCTGGGATCTTGATCCGCAAGGCGCTGCAACGTTTCATCTGGGGATTGCTCCACTGCAAAAAACAAAACTCAAAAAGCTGGTCAAGGATAAAAAGATGACCAGAACGCTGGTCGAATCGACCCCGTATGAAAATCTTTCCGCCATTCCGGCCGGGTTTGAATACCGCAACATGGATCTGGTAATGGATGACAGCAAGAAATCGTGCAAAAAAATGAAAAAGATACTTGAATCGTTCGCACCAGATTATGATGTTTTTATTTTCGATTGCCCACCAAGCATTTCGAATCTTTCCGATACGATTTTCAATACCGTAGATTACATCTTCATGCCTGTAGTACCCGCCGCCATGCCCCAGCAGACATTCCTGCGGGTTAAAGAATATCTTGAAGATATAGAGAACCCGAGCGCGGAACTGATTCCTTTTTTCAACATGGTCGACCGCCGCAAAAGCGGACACAGAAAAATTATGTGGGACAACAAAAAAGCCTTCCCACAGGTCTTTTGTGAGAATTACATTCCGGCAAGAGCTGACATTGAAAAAATGGGGCTAATGAAGGCTCCGCTTCATACCTTCGCGCCAAAATCAGACGCAGCGCGTTCCTACTCTCTATTATGGAAAGAACTGATGGTACGGGCAGAGATCCAGTCACCTTAA
- a CDS encoding FAD-dependent oxidoreductase — protein MKSRYVIIGAGPTGLGAARRLSELGEKSFIVLEKNSWPGGLATSFKDEKGFTWDIGGHVMFSHYEYYDNLIEELLKGEYTEHLRESWVRILRNWVPYPFQNNIRYLPNQEKWECVRGLLPGERSEKTPRNFQEWIHSVFGKGIAKHFMEPYNFKVWATKPENMSFSWIGERVSVVDLRSVLKNILLEQDQLSWGPNNKFKFPLKGGTGTIFRKLAETVAPYIKYNSQIVKIDSKAKTVTDSEGNVYGYKFLLNTAPIDILSSRWLVNPAEQLINAAGSLKHNSVVVAGIGLSSSRPDSRCWMYFPENDNPFYRVTNFHNYSPNNTPEPGKGRALMCEVSYSKEKIIDQHNIIKEVEEGLVNTSMISEEDRKDIISRWSINVDYGYPVPCLQRDEALKVLQPALESMNIYSRGRFGGWKYEVSNMDHSVMQGVEWAERMINGQPETTYRIS, from the coding sequence ATGAAATCCAGATATGTCATAATTGGCGCGGGTCCAACTGGACTCGGCGCGGCCCGCAGACTTTCCGAGCTTGGGGAAAAATCCTTTATCGTGCTGGAAAAAAATTCCTGGCCGGGAGGACTTGCCACCAGTTTCAAAGATGAAAAAGGCTTTACCTGGGATATTGGCGGGCATGTCATGTTTTCCCACTACGAGTATTATGACAATTTGATCGAGGAACTTTTAAAAGGGGAATATACCGAACATCTGCGCGAATCATGGGTGCGTATACTTAGGAATTGGGTTCCCTATCCGTTCCAGAACAATATCCGCTATCTTCCAAATCAGGAAAAATGGGAATGCGTACGCGGTCTTCTGCCCGGAGAACGATCCGAAAAGACTCCACGAAACTTTCAGGAATGGATTCACTCTGTCTTCGGTAAGGGCATTGCCAAGCACTTTATGGAGCCATATAACTTCAAAGTATGGGCCACCAAACCGGAAAACATGTCCTTCTCATGGATAGGTGAAAGAGTCAGCGTAGTGGACCTGCGCTCTGTGCTCAAAAATATCCTGCTGGAACAGGACCAGCTTTCATGGGGACCGAACAACAAATTCAAATTCCCGCTTAAAGGCGGAACCGGAACCATCTTCCGCAAGCTGGCTGAAACAGTTGCGCCCTACATCAAATATAACTCGCAGATAGTTAAAATAGACAGCAAAGCCAAAACCGTAACCGACTCAGAGGGCAATGTTTACGGATATAAATTTCTGCTCAACACAGCACCCATTGATATTCTGAGTTCCCGCTGGCTGGTGAATCCGGCAGAGCAGCTCATTAATGCGGCGGGCAGTCTCAAGCACAACAGTGTTGTCGTTGCAGGAATCGGCCTGTCTTCATCACGCCCTGATTCACGTTGCTGGATGTATTTCCCGGAAAATGACAATCCTTTTTACCGGGTCACCAATTTTCACAACTACTCCCCCAACAATACCCCCGAGCCGGGTAAAGGCCGGGCGCTTATGTGTGAAGTTTCCTACTCCAAAGAAAAGATTATTGATCAGCATAATATCATTAAAGAGGTGGAGGAAGGACTGGTCAATACCAGCATGATTAGTGAAGAAGACCGAAAGGATATCATCTCGCGCTGGTCAATTAATGTGGATTACGGATACCCTGTCCCTTGCCTGCAACGCGATGAAGCGTTAAAAGTTCTACAGCCTGCTCTTGAATCCATGAACATCTATTCCCGTGGCCGCTTCGGCGGCTGGAAATACGAAGTATCCAACATGGACCACTCGGTGATGCAGGGCGTAGAATGGGCTGAACGAATGATTAACGGACAGCCGGAAACCACATACAGGATCAGCTAG
- a CDS encoding class I SAM-dependent methyltransferase has translation MKPVMNACTAQQDLWDQVFAESEHYFGESPSTFAQQTLELFRENGVSSVLETGCGQGRDTLFFAEEGFKVTALDYSAKALDKITAKAVSASLTSYVDPRCFDIRTPLPFESESFDACYSHMLFCMELTMAEISCALSELHRVLKPGGLVVYSVRSIFDRHYRAGEHLGENLYEIGKFAVHFFSEENLRGLASGFKIKSIKRVEEGALPRDLFCIVMEKSSTRYAPTFESCAVNVARSDKVPFSRNRSHYHCPGGT, from the coding sequence ATGAAGCCGGTAATGAACGCTTGCACTGCTCAGCAGGATCTTTGGGATCAGGTTTTTGCTGAGTCTGAGCACTATTTTGGTGAAAGTCCCAGCACTTTTGCCCAACAGACTCTTGAGCTCTTTCGTGAAAATGGGGTGAGCTCAGTTCTTGAGACCGGATGCGGTCAGGGTAGGGATACTTTGTTTTTTGCCGAGGAGGGGTTCAAAGTTACCGCTCTGGATTATTCCGCTAAGGCCCTGGATAAGATCACTGCCAAAGCTGTTTCCGCTTCGCTTACTTCCTACGTAGACCCCCGCTGTTTTGATATCCGCACACCTCTTCCTTTTGAATCCGAATCTTTTGATGCCTGTTACTCGCACATGCTGTTTTGCATGGAATTGACCATGGCCGAGATTTCCTGTGCCCTTAGTGAGCTGCACCGAGTTTTGAAACCCGGTGGGTTGGTAGTGTATTCCGTCAGGTCTATTTTTGATCGCCACTACCGTGCAGGAGAACATCTGGGTGAAAATTTATACGAGATAGGGAAGTTTGCGGTACATTTTTTCAGTGAAGAGAATCTCCGGGGACTGGCCAGCGGATTCAAAATCAAGTCCATCAAACGAGTTGAAGAGGGGGCTCTGCCCAGGGATTTGTTTTGTATTGTGATGGAGAAAAGTTCTACCCGCTATGCGCCAACATTCGAGTCCTGTGCTGTTAACGTAGCTAGAAGTGATAAAGTTCCTTTTTCCAGAAATCGGTCCCATTATCATTGCCCAGGCGGGACGTGA
- a CDS encoding aminopeptidase P family protein: protein MTISTATYEIRRENVRRRLKDRGHPPLLISFAANRYYLSGFELHDPQCNETAGWLIIDPDGRDFLLTDPRYHDAARKVWNEEDIFIYTGRKFDALRDFFKSNGFTEISYDPKSINIFEHEKLHELCELKPVSGLVEDLRLIKDETEIKLMEESCALNHKVYELLEPKLQPGRTEAEIAWDVEQLFRNNGASELAFPSIVGIGPNAALPHAIPGSDKLTDGSLVLIDMGGRMGDYCSDQTRTFWVGDKPSDRFLAVRDQVQEAQMEAIKVLRPGLPIQHAYHTARAVFEKYGVEKYFTHSLGHGIGLETHEPPSVSPIASGELKPGMVITVEPGLYYPDWGGIRWEYMVLITEDGYKIL, encoded by the coding sequence ATGACAATTTCCACCGCCACTTATGAAATTCGGCGGGAGAATGTCCGCAGACGGCTTAAAGACCGCGGACACCCTCCTCTTTTGATCAGCTTCGCAGCCAACCGCTACTACCTGAGCGGCTTTGAACTTCACGATCCCCAGTGCAATGAAACAGCCGGGTGGCTTATCATTGACCCTGACGGGCGCGATTTCCTGCTCACCGATCCCCGCTATCACGATGCCGCGCGCAAGGTCTGGAACGAAGAAGACATCTTTATTTATACCGGACGTAAATTTGATGCCCTGCGCGACTTCTTCAAGTCAAACGGGTTCACGGAAATTTCCTACGACCCAAAATCAATCAATATTTTCGAGCATGAAAAGCTCCACGAGCTCTGTGAACTTAAACCCGTATCAGGTCTGGTTGAAGATCTGCGCCTGATTAAGGACGAAACCGAAATCAAGCTCATGGAAGAATCCTGCGCCCTGAACCATAAGGTATATGAACTTCTGGAGCCCAAACTTCAGCCCGGACGCACCGAAGCCGAAATCGCATGGGACGTGGAACAGCTTTTCCGTAACAACGGAGCATCCGAACTGGCTTTTCCCAGCATTGTCGGCATCGGTCCTAATGCTGCGCTGCCCCACGCCATACCCGGCAGCGACAAACTCACTGACGGATCACTGGTTCTCATTGATATGGGCGGACGCATGGGCGACTACTGCTCCGACCAGACCAGAACTTTCTGGGTAGGAGACAAGCCTTCCGACCGCTTTCTCGCTGTGCGTGACCAGGTTCAGGAAGCACAGATGGAAGCCATCAAAGTGCTGCGCCCCGGTCTGCCGATCCAGCATGCCTACCATACCGCCCGTGCGGTTTTTGAAAAATACGGGGTGGAAAAGTACTTTACCCATTCGCTGGGACACGGTATCGGCCTTGAAACACATGAGCCGCCAAGTGTAAGCCCCATTGCTTCCGGTGAACTTAAACCGGGCATGGTCATTACAGTTGAACCCGGACTATACTACCCTGATTGGGGCGGTATCCGCTGGGAATACATGGTATTGATTACTGAAGACGGATATAAAATATTGTAG
- the pstC gene encoding phosphate ABC transporter permease subunit PstC — protein sequence MSLSRRTTERIIHSIFLITAFTSILVLFLIMMFLFIEGMPIFKHVSVSDFLFGHEWYPTDEDPAFGIWPLIVGSGSVTMLSSLIAIPLGVMTAIYLAEIAPLKIRNIVKPAVEMLAALPSVVIGFFGMVVVAPFLQETFDIAVGLNLFNASIMLAFMAVPTITSISEDAIYSVPPELKEASLALGATHWQSIYKVIVPASLSGISTGVILGMARSIGETMVVLMVAGGAGLIPGSIFDPVRPMPASIAAEMGEAPFHSDHYYALFAIGMVLFLFTMAFNLIADYVAHKYKQVGSATL from the coding sequence CTGTCGCTCAGTAGGCGAACCACTGAGCGCATTATCCATTCTATTTTTCTGATTACCGCATTTACTTCAATCCTGGTTCTTTTTCTGATTATGATGTTCCTCTTTATTGAAGGAATGCCAATTTTCAAGCACGTGTCGGTCAGTGATTTTCTCTTCGGTCATGAGTGGTATCCAACTGATGAAGATCCTGCTTTCGGTATCTGGCCTTTGATTGTCGGTTCCGGCTCAGTGACCATGCTTTCTTCCCTGATCGCGATTCCTCTCGGTGTTATGACCGCAATTTATCTTGCTGAAATTGCACCGCTCAAAATCCGTAATATAGTCAAGCCGGCTGTTGAGATGCTTGCAGCCCTTCCATCCGTTGTTATCGGTTTTTTCGGTATGGTTGTTGTCGCACCTTTCCTGCAGGAGACATTTGACATCGCTGTTGGTCTTAACCTTTTCAACGCATCAATTATGCTGGCATTTATGGCCGTGCCGACCATCACCAGTATTTCTGAGGATGCCATCTATTCCGTCCCCCCGGAACTCAAGGAGGCGTCCCTCGCCCTTGGAGCCACTCACTGGCAGTCCATTTACAAGGTTATAGTCCCCGCTTCCCTGTCCGGTATTTCCACCGGGGTCATTCTTGGTATGGCCCGTTCAATCGGTGAGACCATGGTTGTGCTCATGGTCGCCGGTGGAGCGGGACTTATTCCCGGGTCCATATTTGATCCGGTCCGCCCCATGCCGGCATCAATTGCAGCGGAAATGGGTGAAGCTCCTTTTCATAGTGATCATTATTACGCGCTTTTCGCCATCGGTATGGTGCTATTCCTGTTCACTATGGCCTTTAACCTCATAGCGGATTACGTGGCCCACAAATACAAACAGGTCGGTTCCGCAACCCTGTAA
- a CDS encoding isoprenylcysteine carboxylmethyltransferase family protein produces the protein MEERKMTVFGVGLKIFRPTIIYGLAALIITLIFPRIFLMTFLPSAAFNIMGGMLLGIGIAFLFISGVAVKKAVAEERLETTGTFSIVRNPLYFAWIAFILTGSALATQAWLLFGMSAIAYYKFLHHIPEEESMLEETFGKEYLEYKKRVPSIVPNLKELL, from the coding sequence ATGGAAGAACGTAAAATGACAGTTTTCGGAGTCGGGCTGAAAATTTTTAGGCCAACGATTATCTACGGACTCGCCGCTTTAATCATTACCCTTATTTTTCCAAGAATTTTCCTGATGACCTTTTTGCCCAGCGCGGCATTTAATATCATGGGTGGCATGCTGCTCGGTATCGGCATTGCTTTTCTCTTCATAAGCGGTGTGGCAGTCAAAAAAGCTGTGGCTGAAGAACGTCTGGAAACCACCGGAACTTTTTCAATTGTGCGTAACCCGCTTTACTTCGCATGGATAGCATTTATTTTGACCGGGAGTGCTCTCGCCACTCAGGCATGGCTCCTTTTCGGAATGAGCGCAATCGCCTACTACAAATTCCTGCATCATATACCGGAAGAAGAAAGCATGCTTGAAGAAACCTTCGGCAAAGAATATTTAGAGTACAAAAAGCGAGTCCCCTCAATTGTACCAAACCTCAAGGAATTGCTTTAA
- a CDS encoding YifB family Mg chelatase-like AAA ATPase — MIAKVSCGALMGIDAFKVDLEVDLTRQGMPAFTMVGLAEGAVKESKERVFSALKNSGYRIPPSRITVNLAPADIRKAGSAYDLPLAASLLGAAGVIDQSLLEGWFMAGELSLSGGVKAVHGILPLAIEARNKGAKGLIVSPENVNEAAVVEGLTVYGVSTLSQLVNFLIGEESMEPAVVDTDLLWSGRQSFGMDFSEVKGQEHAKRAIEIGAAGNHNLLFVGPPGSGKTMLARRIPTVLPSLIFEEALEVTKIYSVSGQLDRDKSLMVTRPFRAPHHTISDAGLIGGGAYPKPGEVSLAHRGVLFLDELPEFKKNVLEVLRQPLEGGEVTISRAAMSLSYPADFMLVAAMNPCPCGYSTDERHACTCSAQAVNRYRSKLSGPLLDRIDLQIEVPAVEYKDLRDSSGLDSSSMRANIERVREIQAGRYKGMGILTNSELSGSSLEKFCKLGEAEHGFLEQAVRSLGLSARAYTRILRISRTIADLAETEMIQVTHLAEAINYRSMDRQG, encoded by the coding sequence ATGATAGCGAAAGTTTCCTGCGGCGCCCTCATGGGTATTGATGCGTTTAAAGTTGATCTTGAAGTTGATTTGACCCGTCAGGGGATGCCCGCTTTCACCATGGTCGGTCTGGCCGAAGGTGCGGTAAAGGAAAGTAAAGAACGAGTTTTTTCAGCTCTTAAGAATTCAGGGTACCGTATCCCGCCTTCCCGTATCACAGTAAATCTGGCTCCGGCAGATATCCGCAAGGCAGGGTCAGCCTACGATCTACCCTTGGCGGCATCGCTGCTTGGTGCGGCAGGAGTTATTGACCAGTCCCTGCTTGAGGGTTGGTTTATGGCCGGGGAGCTTTCCTTATCAGGTGGAGTTAAAGCTGTTCACGGTATTCTGCCGCTGGCAATTGAAGCTCGGAACAAGGGGGCAAAGGGACTTATTGTCAGCCCGGAGAATGTTAATGAGGCAGCCGTGGTTGAGGGGCTCACTGTCTATGGCGTTTCGACTTTATCGCAATTGGTTAATTTCTTAATTGGCGAAGAGAGCATGGAACCTGCTGTTGTGGATACTGATCTGCTTTGGTCCGGACGTCAGTCTTTTGGAATGGATTTTTCTGAAGTAAAGGGACAGGAGCACGCCAAGCGAGCCATTGAGATCGGCGCGGCAGGGAACCATAATCTGCTTTTTGTCGGACCTCCGGGCAGCGGAAAGACGATGCTCGCCAGGCGAATCCCTACTGTACTGCCGTCGCTGATTTTTGAAGAAGCTTTAGAAGTCACCAAGATATACAGCGTCTCTGGTCAGTTGGACCGTGATAAATCTTTAATGGTAACCCGCCCTTTCCGCGCGCCGCACCACACTATTTCTGATGCAGGTCTCATCGGCGGCGGTGCTTACCCCAAGCCCGGTGAAGTTTCACTTGCCCATCGCGGTGTCCTTTTTCTGGATGAACTGCCGGAATTCAAAAAGAATGTTCTTGAAGTGCTGCGCCAACCCCTTGAAGGCGGTGAAGTGACCATTTCAAGGGCGGCCATGTCTCTTTCATACCCCGCTGATTTCATGCTTGTGGCTGCCATGAATCCATGCCCCTGCGGATATTCAACTGATGAGCGTCATGCCTGCACTTGTTCTGCTCAGGCAGTTAACCGCTACCGTTCCAAGCTTTCCGGCCCGTTGCTGGACCGGATTGATTTGCAGATTGAGGTACCTGCGGTTGAATATAAGGATCTGCGGGATTCGTCCGGTCTTGATTCGTCATCCATGCGAGCCAATATAGAGCGTGTGCGGGAGATTCAGGCGGGGCGTTACAAGGGGATGGGAATACTGACCAACAGTGAACTTTCTGGGTCTTCCCTTGAAAAATTCTGCAAGCTTGGTGAAGCGGAGCACGGATTTCTGGAACAGGCGGTGCGAAGTCTGGGACTTTCTGCGCGGGCTTATACCCGTATCTTGCGTATATCTCGGACAATTGCTGATTTGGCTGAGACGGAAATGATTCAGGTCACCCATCTGGCTGAGGCCATCAATTACCGCAGTATGGATAGACAAGGGTAA
- a CDS encoding DUF4911 domain-containing protein, protein MARRKRKPRPRPLPPPPENSSRMYIQIAPSDIAIFRFLMEAADNLALFTIADRFKGILLLRYSQHQEKEFRQFMNGLKQEIDIKFLPNPSNPA, encoded by the coding sequence ATGGCCCGTAGAAAAAGAAAACCACGCCCACGTCCGTTGCCCCCGCCGCCGGAAAATTCCAGCCGCATGTATATCCAGATTGCGCCTTCTGATATCGCAATCTTCAGGTTTCTCATGGAGGCAGCTGATAATCTGGCCCTTTTTACTATTGCCGACCGGTTCAAAGGAATCCTTCTGCTTCGCTACAGTCAGCATCAGGAAAAGGAATTTCGCCAGTTCATGAACGGCTTGAAGCAGGAGATAGACATCAAGTTCCTGCCCAATCCTTCAAATCCGGCATAG